From one Musa acuminata AAA Group cultivar baxijiao chromosome BXJ2-6, Cavendish_Baxijiao_AAA, whole genome shotgun sequence genomic stretch:
- the LOC135613920 gene encoding uncharacterized protein LOC135613920: MNRAILEGLKRRISSVHGVWVDELPSVLWVMRTTPKTTSGESPFNLAFGTEAVLPLEMVFLKLCTSNYERGHSEEGLRANLDLLEERRARAHLRALAFKKVTARIYNRRVRPRPI, from the coding sequence ATGAATCGAGCAATTCTTGAAGGCCTCAAGAGGAGAATCTCGAGCGTGCATGGGGTttgggtggacgagctccccAGCGTCCTGTGGGTGATGCGAACAACTCCGAAAACCACTTCAGGGGAGTCTCCGTTTAACCTGGCGTTCGGGACCGAGGCGGTCCTTCCGCTCGAGATGGTGTTCCTGAAATTATGCACCTCCAACTATGAGCGAGGGCACTCTGAGGAGGGACTGCGGGCTAACCTGGATCTCCTTGAGGAGAGAAGAGCTAGGGCACACCTACGTGCCCTGGCATTCAAGAAGGTGACTGCTCGGATATACAACCGGAGGGTCCGTCCACGGCCGATCTAG